In Opitutaceae bacterium TAV5, one genomic interval encodes:
- a CDS encoding rhomboid family protein, which yields MLLFPLRVDSLFRQLPVANWVLLGATVAAFFVSVSYVGDDTLGNLVLDGFRMPGLLTHLFLHGGLIHLAGNMIFLWVFGNIVCGNTSNLVYPFLYLAFGVAAGVAHIVFSGGAAVGASGAINGLVGMALAMYPKNEVTMWYFFYLRAGTFRISLWVLALVWLAFDLFGAFMLGNVSNVAYWAHIGGFFAGLATGMIALRLGWVTLTEYDNESLLEVFQGKRAEERQAQIKAQRAAELRAEREAFLAEHPDPQASENFRTVSGAGLSDPTVMPMTLFNLQRWTQTVRQTPVPEEDHATIAAGGEAGWAKRFEVIYARAFFALGFSFHRSLRHYYEAVSRGDFWPHENAALAQFLGMVESEFPEMRACGFIDDELAASRDEPRLAHFIA from the coding sequence ATGCTGCTGTTCCCCCTCCGCGTCGATTCCCTCTTCAGGCAACTTCCGGTCGCCAACTGGGTTTTGCTGGGCGCGACCGTCGCCGCATTCTTCGTTTCCGTCAGCTATGTCGGCGACGACACGCTCGGAAATCTTGTCCTCGATGGCTTCCGGATGCCCGGTTTGCTCACGCACCTTTTTCTGCACGGCGGGTTGATTCACCTCGCCGGCAACATGATTTTCTTGTGGGTGTTTGGCAACATCGTCTGCGGCAACACCAGCAACCTGGTCTATCCGTTTTTGTATCTGGCGTTCGGCGTGGCGGCGGGCGTGGCGCACATTGTTTTCAGCGGCGGTGCGGCGGTCGGCGCGAGCGGTGCGATCAACGGACTGGTCGGCATGGCGCTCGCCATGTATCCGAAAAACGAAGTCACGATGTGGTATTTCTTCTACCTGCGCGCGGGGACGTTCCGGATTTCGTTGTGGGTGCTGGCGCTCGTGTGGCTGGCGTTCGATCTGTTCGGTGCGTTCATGCTGGGTAATGTCAGCAACGTCGCTTACTGGGCGCACATCGGCGGATTTTTCGCGGGGCTGGCAACAGGGATGATCGCCCTGCGCCTCGGATGGGTGACCTTGACGGAATACGACAACGAATCGCTGCTGGAAGTCTTTCAGGGCAAACGCGCCGAGGAACGCCAGGCACAAATCAAGGCGCAACGCGCCGCCGAACTCCGCGCCGAACGCGAGGCCTTTCTCGCCGAACATCCGGACCCGCAGGCCAGCGAGAATTTCCGGACCGTATCCGGCGCCGGCTTGAGCGACCCCACCGTGATGCCGATGACGCTTTTCAACTTGCAGCGCTGGACGCAGACCGTCCGGCAAACGCCGGTCCCGGAGGAAGACCACGCCACGATTGCCGCTGGCGGAGAAGCGGGTTGGGCGAAGCGTTTCGAGGTGATTTATGCGCGGGCGTTCTTTGCGCTCGGATTTTCGTTTCACCGTTCGTTGCGCCACTATTACGAGGCGGTGTCGCGCGGAGATTTCTGGCCGCACGAAAATGCCGCGCTCGCGCAATTTCTCGGCATGGTGGAGAGCGAATTTCCGGAAATGCGCGCGTGCGGTTTTATTGACGACGAACTGGCTGCCTCGCGAGACGAACCGCGTCTGGCCCACTTCATCGCGTGA
- a CDS encoding glycosyl hydrolase family 5 yields the protein MYPRCRSLLVALIVCAAVSGQLRLTVTLSAQTSDSSKFTVSEVRDFRMNASGVFRVDGLGFEVIHFDDNWKKTLQKDLARAEGYPRLDASANTWETRGTLAPGSTATLHLAQKFTPLSPASFRAVWEASVDAPGGIPTREVSLQCDIPISRYLDRIFTLDGSDYRLPATLDKQNIFAASTGGHTLTLPTAGGSIVITGNYSVVLQDNRKWSTAARTCTLRIRFSPQRSPLKKATLDVTFRYEPAPAGSAYAPSTIAPGPDWAPYVHSLDIEPGSIFDFSSRLDAPAGKYGSLRATPEGRFEFAGRPGHPVRFQGVNLTFGANFPAISADADLIAERLARSGYNTVRFHHIERHLVRKGGPSYELDPDALDQLETLFAALKRRGIYINIDLYSARSFTREELASFGLNPQKNDEFTKYLFKGIVPVSDAAFDNWSRYAKNLLTHRNPHTGLTWAEDPALIGICPVNEDSAYLRADHPSLAPLYRAAWERDKDASWREQPHSADPEEDYNRFVVEVQIRSDRRNAGFLRNLGCQALVTGANHRNALALVPVRQQFDYVDNHQYLDHPRFPGARWGLPFAFAQESATRQHARLPRLVMPTRILGKPFAVTEFNYVRPNRHRAEGSALLMPAYASLQDWSALYNFQYAMDRQTALAPGVDNYFSLTCDPLGLIADRVGSLLFQRHDIAAAPGAIVFAVRPEDVAAGRTQSFPEEFSRLGLVMRIGSRYAATPADIDALAAGDASVRSVITYPQAQDSASLAATLQRDGVLPAGSVDPSGNRYRSETGEIELDVSDGTVRVVTPRSELFLLKPGKTLVGGRVTVAGDTPSMVGVIAMDSPVAEPLAGASRILVIHLTDTLPEGMTFANASRQLLESWGRLPHLVQRGAATLTLRLSPGAWQAWAVDSTGKRVREIPLRQTAPGAWTFTAATITPEGTQLAWELARPSA from the coding sequence ATGTATCCTCGATGTCGTTCCCTGCTCGTTGCGCTGATAGTTTGTGCAGCCGTTTCCGGCCAGCTCCGGCTGACGGTTACTCTTTCTGCACAGACATCAGACTCCTCTAAATTCACCGTTTCCGAGGTGCGCGACTTCCGCATGAACGCCAGCGGCGTCTTCCGGGTCGACGGACTCGGCTTTGAAGTCATCCACTTCGACGACAACTGGAAAAAAACGCTCCAGAAGGATCTCGCCCGCGCCGAAGGCTACCCGCGTCTTGACGCCTCCGCCAATACCTGGGAAACGCGAGGCACGCTTGCTCCCGGTTCCACCGCGACGCTCCACCTTGCCCAGAAATTCACGCCGCTGTCACCGGCCTCCTTCCGGGCGGTCTGGGAGGCGAGCGTGGATGCGCCCGGCGGCATCCCCACCCGCGAAGTCAGCCTCCAGTGTGACATCCCGATCTCCCGCTACCTCGACCGCATCTTCACGCTGGACGGGAGCGATTACCGCCTTCCCGCGACGCTCGACAAACAGAATATCTTCGCCGCCTCCACGGGCGGGCACACCTTGACCCTGCCCACCGCCGGCGGCTCGATTGTCATCACGGGCAACTATTCCGTTGTCCTCCAGGACAACCGCAAGTGGAGCACCGCGGCACGCACCTGCACCCTGCGTATCCGCTTTTCCCCGCAACGTTCCCCGCTCAAAAAAGCCACGCTCGATGTTACCTTCCGTTATGAACCCGCGCCGGCCGGTTCCGCTTATGCGCCGTCCACGATTGCGCCCGGTCCCGACTGGGCTCCCTATGTCCATTCTCTCGATATCGAGCCCGGCAGCATTTTCGATTTTTCATCCCGACTCGATGCCCCCGCCGGCAAATACGGCTCCCTCCGGGCCACGCCGGAGGGCCGTTTCGAGTTCGCCGGGCGCCCCGGCCACCCCGTCCGCTTCCAGGGTGTCAATCTCACTTTTGGCGCCAACTTTCCCGCCATCTCCGCCGACGCCGATCTTATCGCCGAACGCCTTGCCCGTTCCGGCTACAACACCGTCCGTTTTCATCACATCGAGCGTCACCTGGTCAGGAAAGGCGGTCCTTCATATGAGCTGGACCCGGATGCGCTCGACCAGCTCGAAACCCTTTTTGCCGCGCTCAAAAGGCGCGGCATTTATATCAATATCGATCTCTACTCTGCCCGCTCTTTTACCAGGGAGGAACTCGCCTCCTTCGGTCTCAACCCGCAGAAGAACGACGAATTCACCAAATACCTGTTCAAGGGAATCGTCCCCGTCTCCGACGCCGCGTTCGACAACTGGTCGCGCTATGCAAAAAACCTGCTGACCCACCGCAATCCGCACACCGGGCTCACTTGGGCCGAGGATCCCGCGCTGATCGGCATCTGTCCCGTCAACGAGGATTCCGCCTATTTGCGCGCCGACCACCCCTCACTCGCTCCGCTCTACCGCGCCGCCTGGGAGCGCGACAAGGATGCGTCGTGGCGGGAGCAGCCGCACTCTGCCGATCCGGAGGAGGATTACAACCGGTTTGTCGTGGAGGTGCAGATACGGTCCGACCGGCGCAATGCCGGCTTTCTCCGGAACCTCGGCTGCCAGGCTCTCGTCACCGGAGCCAACCACCGCAACGCGCTCGCGCTCGTTCCCGTCCGCCAGCAGTTCGACTATGTGGACAATCACCAGTACCTCGATCACCCCCGTTTTCCCGGCGCGCGCTGGGGACTTCCTTTCGCCTTTGCTCAGGAAAGTGCCACCCGCCAGCACGCGCGCTTGCCTCGTCTTGTCATGCCCACGCGCATCCTTGGAAAACCCTTTGCCGTGACGGAGTTCAACTACGTGCGCCCCAACCGCCATCGCGCCGAAGGGTCCGCCCTTCTCATGCCCGCGTATGCCAGCCTTCAGGACTGGAGCGCGCTCTACAATTTCCAGTACGCCATGGATCGCCAGACGGCGCTCGCCCCCGGAGTCGATAACTATTTCTCGCTCACCTGCGATCCGCTCGGCCTCATCGCCGATCGCGTCGGATCGCTTCTCTTTCAACGCCATGACATCGCCGCGGCCCCCGGCGCCATCGTTTTTGCCGTGCGCCCCGAAGATGTCGCCGCCGGGCGTACACAGTCCTTCCCTGAGGAATTCAGCCGCCTCGGTCTGGTCATGCGCATCGGCTCCCGTTACGCGGCCACCCCTGCAGATATTGACGCTCTCGCGGCCGGAGACGCTTCCGTCAGGAGCGTCATCACGTACCCGCAGGCACAGGACTCCGCCAGCCTTGCCGCCACCCTGCAACGCGACGGCGTGCTGCCAGCCGGTTCCGTGGACCCGTCCGGCAACCGTTACCGGAGCGAGACCGGCGAGATCGAACTGGATGTTTCCGACGGCACCGTCCGCGTCGTCACGCCGCGTAGCGAACTCTTCCTGCTGAAGCCCGGGAAAACCCTCGTCGGCGGGCGCGTCACCGTTGCCGGAGACACGCCCTCCATGGTCGGCGTCATCGCAATGGATTCGCCCGTCGCCGAGCCGCTTGCCGGGGCAAGTCGCATCCTCGTTATCCATCTTACCGACACGCTGCCCGAGGGGATGACGTTCGCCAATGCCAGCCGGCAGCTCCTCGAAAGCTGGGGCCGGCTTCCGCATCTCGTGCAGCGCGGCGCCGCCACCCTTACTCTCCGCCTCTCTCCTGGCGCCTGGCAAGCGTGGGCGGTGGACTCCACCGGCAAGCGCGTCAGGGAGATTCCGCTCAGGCAAACCGCTCCCGGCGCATGGACATTCACCGCCGCCACGATCACACCGGAAGGTACGCAACTCGCATGGGAGCTCGCGCGGCCGTCCGCATGA
- a CDS encoding glycosyhydrolase has translation MTVSLARPSVPVKRVSVVFKTHLDIGFTDLAKNIVDRYLNDYIPGALRLARETRHSPCRFVWTTGSWLAYRFLDDASPSNRRLMEEAIRKGDFHWHALPFTTHSEYMTPTLFRAGLRYSALLDTRFGRKTRAAKMTDVPGHTIGIVPLLAEAGVRLLHIGVNPASTVPDVPPVFVWRRGRCEVVVIYEADYGGVIRLPGGRALCVNLTGDNLGPQNPGEIEKVHERLRHEFPGASIVPGGLGDISAHVWKHRDKFPVIESEIGDTWVHGIGTDPGKTARYRELNRLRERWTANGRLKEGSAIDLRLAESLLLTAEHTWGMDIKKHLADWTHYTAKKFARVRRLSNFRKLETSWCEQRRYTKTAVAALPDSLRREARAALARLRPAPFRSGSVWRSVDPAEVFRLGMLTLQLDPETGAIRRLTAGDSRTSLAGRRNMLGCFFRETYSKSDYERFYRSYIREEQDWSRKDFTKHGLPTAVRAATHHVSLSRLELHRDGDQARATLVFSPLARRDGVPPLVCLRLEADSGESAALHMTLDWFDKPAVRLPEAYCFSFHPRLPSGASWRFRKLGQWIDPADIVSKGSRTLHGIEGSVCAGEVTITSHDAPLVAPERPCFLEFDDRLPRADAGIAFNLFNNIWGTNFPMWSEGDARFRFTLRFRA, from the coding sequence ATGACTGTTTCACTCGCCCGTCCCTCTGTTCCGGTCAAACGTGTATCTGTCGTTTTCAAGACACACCTGGATATCGGGTTTACCGACTTGGCGAAAAACATCGTGGATCGTTACCTGAACGACTACATCCCCGGAGCGCTCCGGCTGGCGAGGGAGACGCGACATTCGCCGTGCCGGTTTGTCTGGACCACGGGTTCATGGCTCGCGTATCGATTCCTCGACGACGCATCGCCTTCGAACCGGCGTCTTATGGAGGAGGCGATCCGTAAGGGTGATTTTCACTGGCATGCGCTTCCTTTTACCACGCACAGCGAGTACATGACCCCCACTCTTTTCCGGGCCGGCCTTCGTTACTCCGCATTGCTGGACACCCGGTTCGGACGGAAAACGCGTGCGGCCAAGATGACCGATGTTCCCGGCCACACCATTGGGATCGTCCCGCTGCTTGCCGAGGCCGGCGTGCGGCTGCTGCACATCGGCGTGAATCCCGCTTCCACTGTTCCCGATGTCCCCCCTGTATTCGTATGGAGGCGCGGCCGCTGCGAAGTCGTTGTCATTTACGAGGCCGATTACGGCGGAGTGATCCGGTTGCCCGGCGGTCGCGCATTGTGCGTCAACCTGACCGGCGACAATCTCGGTCCCCAGAATCCGGGCGAGATCGAAAAGGTCCATGAACGCCTGCGGCACGAGTTTCCGGGGGCGAGCATTGTTCCCGGCGGACTGGGCGATATATCGGCCCATGTATGGAAACATCGTGACAAGTTTCCGGTGATCGAGTCGGAGATTGGCGACACCTGGGTACACGGCATCGGCACCGATCCCGGCAAGACCGCGCGCTACCGGGAACTGAACCGCCTGCGCGAACGCTGGACCGCCAATGGACGACTCAAGGAGGGCTCCGCCATCGATCTCCGCCTGGCGGAGTCGCTGCTTCTCACCGCGGAGCATACCTGGGGGATGGACATCAAAAAACACCTCGCGGACTGGACGCACTACACTGCGAAGAAATTCGCCCGGGTTCGTCGTCTCTCCAATTTTCGCAAGCTGGAAACTTCCTGGTGCGAACAGAGGCGCTACACGAAAACCGCGGTTGCCGCGCTCCCCGATTCGCTTCGCCGCGAGGCGCGTGCCGCCCTCGCAAGACTCCGGCCCGCGCCTTTTCGTTCCGGTTCCGTATGGCGTTCGGTCGATCCGGCCGAAGTGTTCCGTCTGGGGATGCTGACCCTGCAACTTGATCCGGAGACCGGGGCGATCCGCCGCCTGACAGCGGGCGACAGCCGGACGTCTCTGGCCGGTCGCCGAAATATGCTCGGCTGTTTTTTTCGGGAGACATATTCAAAAAGCGATTACGAACGGTTTTATCGTTCCTACATCCGGGAGGAACAAGACTGGTCGCGAAAGGACTTTACCAAGCATGGTCTCCCCACAGCGGTGCGGGCGGCAACGCACCATGTTTCGCTTTCCCGTCTGGAACTGCATCGCGATGGCGATCAGGCCCGCGCCACTCTCGTGTTTTCGCCCCTCGCCCGGCGGGACGGGGTGCCGCCGCTGGTTTGCCTCCGGCTGGAGGCGGATTCCGGCGAGAGTGCGGCCTTGCATATGACTCTCGACTGGTTCGACAAACCGGCGGTGCGATTGCCCGAGGCTTACTGTTTTTCCTTTCATCCGCGACTGCCTTCAGGCGCGTCCTGGCGTTTCCGGAAGTTGGGCCAGTGGATTGACCCTGCCGACATCGTATCGAAGGGCAGCCGGACGCTTCACGGTATCGAGGGCAGCGTGTGCGCGGGCGAGGTGACAATCACCTCGCATGACGCTCCACTGGTCGCGCCGGAACGGCCATGCTTTCTTGAATTCGACGACCGGCTTCCTCGCGCCGATGCCGGAATTGCGTTCAATCTCTTCAACAATATCTGGGGAACGAACTTTCCGATGTGGAGCGAAGGCGATGCGCGTTTCCGGTTCACGTTGCGTTTCCGGGCATAA
- a CDS encoding LacI family transcriptional regulator: MDTASRKISLGEIARQAGVSRMTVSCALRNVGRVKPETAVRIGEIARSLGYSPDPRMAMTMSRVRDAKKKELLPLAWLHASENGRAYHDYKWLSPYMEGAKERCDELGYKLDELWLGAPGMTEGRMSSIIVNRGIRGVIVSPSIPELRRLRLDWRKFASVSFETAMLSPGLHRAVPDYYHNITLALKMLRRSGYRRIGLCVQLLEARRSHHTYLGSLHYFQSAIPDAERVRPLVCNPLAAEELKAWVNREKPDAVIAHHSRIIEWLGSAGLRVPEDIGVAHLALDDDCADWAGIWQHKRRIGAQAVEQVVSMIHNNRTGVPDVAYETLIPGEWRFGWTLRKRK, encoded by the coding sequence ATGGATACCGCTTCCAGGAAAATCAGCCTTGGAGAAATCGCCCGGCAGGCCGGGGTTTCACGGATGACGGTATCGTGCGCGCTCCGCAACGTCGGTCGCGTCAAACCGGAAACAGCGGTGCGAATCGGGGAAATCGCCCGCAGCCTCGGCTATTCGCCCGACCCGCGCATGGCGATGACGATGAGCCGGGTGCGCGACGCGAAAAAGAAGGAGTTGCTGCCACTTGCCTGGCTGCACGCCAGCGAAAACGGCCGGGCTTACCATGACTATAAATGGCTTTCCCCCTACATGGAGGGAGCGAAGGAACGGTGCGATGAACTGGGCTACAAGCTGGACGAGTTGTGGCTGGGGGCGCCGGGCATGACGGAGGGGCGCATGTCCTCGATCATCGTCAACCGCGGCATTCGCGGCGTGATCGTGAGCCCTTCGATCCCGGAACTGCGGCGGTTGCGGCTGGACTGGCGGAAGTTCGCAAGCGTTTCCTTCGAGACGGCGATGCTTTCACCCGGCCTGCATCGGGCGGTGCCCGACTATTACCATAACATCACGCTGGCCCTGAAAATGCTGCGACGTTCCGGATACAGGCGGATCGGATTGTGTGTCCAGTTACTGGAAGCCCGGCGTTCGCATCACACCTACCTGGGCAGTCTGCACTATTTTCAGTCAGCCATCCCGGACGCCGAACGGGTGCGTCCGCTGGTGTGCAATCCGTTGGCGGCGGAGGAACTGAAGGCGTGGGTCAACCGCGAGAAACCGGATGCGGTCATCGCCCATCACTCCAGAATCATCGAATGGCTGGGCAGCGCCGGTCTGCGTGTGCCGGAGGATATCGGCGTCGCCCACCTGGCGCTGGACGACGATTGCGCGGACTGGGCGGGCATCTGGCAGCACAAACGGAGGATCGGCGCGCAGGCGGTGGAGCAGGTGGTATCGATGATCCATAACAACCGGACAGGAGTGCCGGATGTTGCCTACGAGACGCTCATTCCCGGCGAGTGGCGCTTCGGGTGGACATTGCGAAAACGCAAATAA
- a CDS encoding N-terminal cleavage protein: protein MLPDHSASSTGVAPDVRPAGFTLIELLTVIAIIGILAAILIPTVGKVRSAARKAQCSSNLRQMFIVYMEKVNDDRDRLPLAWNDGTGRGFFQDLVKEINDSNDASRKALIKVFNCPEQRLLHDKTSDLSRTYSINGMPTRNNASNPWRSINAQPRPRYAELSAPSRTLVMADGFWDSTNKLFGDMMAANKPPEIAHGNQVNCLFLDGHVASLGQQQIPGYGKGDADIASDSGSSLFWYGR from the coding sequence TTGCTCCCCGATCATTCCGCCTCGTCCACCGGTGTCGCTCCTGACGTACGGCCTGCCGGCTTCACCCTGATCGAATTGTTGACCGTCATCGCCATCATTGGCATCCTGGCCGCGATCCTGATCCCCACGGTTGGCAAGGTTCGTTCAGCCGCGAGGAAAGCGCAGTGCTCTTCCAATCTTCGCCAGATGTTCATCGTCTATATGGAGAAGGTGAACGATGACCGGGACCGGTTGCCACTGGCCTGGAATGACGGGACCGGTCGCGGGTTTTTTCAGGACCTGGTCAAGGAAATCAACGACAGCAATGACGCATCCAGGAAAGCTCTGATCAAGGTCTTCAACTGTCCTGAGCAACGTCTCCTGCATGACAAAACCAGTGACCTGAGTCGTACCTATAGCATTAACGGAATGCCTACGCGCAATAATGCCAGCAATCCGTGGCGGAGCATCAATGCACAACCGCGTCCGCGCTATGCCGAACTGTCCGCGCCTTCCCGCACTCTTGTCATGGCCGATGGTTTCTGGGATTCCACCAACAAGCTTTTCGGAGACATGATGGCTGCCAACAAGCCGCCCGAAATTGCGCACGGCAATCAGGTCAACTGCTTGTTCCTCGACGGCCATGTCGCCTCACTCGGTCAACAGCAGATCCCGGGTTACGGCAAGGGGGATGCCGATATCGCATCGGATTCCGGTTCAAGTCTTTTCTGGTATGGACGCTGA
- a CDS encoding N-terminal cleavage protein produces MVDSSMTNPMTPECLFAPESSSSLRAPARSCSGRHATPAAFTLVELLTVIAIIGILAAIIIPVVGKVRSSARAAQCKSHLRQIGAAMALFASENRDTLPRAYYHKTTDSWYNKKWYEAGGPLETVLTRASAQQISVCPESRTSVSLRPQDEYGNYVQNEYGYPYIANENVLCNNGDYVKYPSTRLASLQTPSQVVMMTDSAKGQAWGSSFRDPVATTRIGAPHGGKLNVLWCDGHVSLVEKKEDLKDYVEVQ; encoded by the coding sequence ATGGTGGATTCCAGCATGACCAATCCGATGACCCCTGAATGCCTCTTTGCCCCGGAATCCTCATCTTCCTTGCGCGCACCCGCCCGGTCCTGTTCCGGCCGGCATGCCACCCCCGCTGCTTTCACCCTCGTCGAACTGCTGACGGTCATTGCCATCATCGGCATCCTTGCCGCCATCATCATCCCCGTCGTTGGCAAAGTCCGCTCCAGCGCCCGCGCCGCGCAGTGCAAGAGCCACCTCCGCCAGATCGGAGCCGCCATGGCCCTGTTTGCCTCGGAAAACCGGGACACGCTCCCCCGCGCCTATTACCACAAAACCACCGATTCCTGGTACAACAAGAAATGGTATGAAGCGGGCGGCCCCCTCGAGACGGTCCTCACCAGAGCCTCTGCCCAACAAATCTCCGTCTGCCCCGAGAGCCGGACCTCCGTCTCGCTCAGGCCTCAGGACGAATACGGCAATTACGTGCAGAACGAGTATGGCTACCCCTACATCGCCAACGAGAATGTGCTGTGCAATAACGGCGATTACGTAAAATACCCCTCTACCCGGCTGGCCTCCCTCCAGACTCCCTCGCAGGTCGTCATGATGACCGATTCGGCCAAAGGCCAGGCCTGGGGCAGTTCCTTCAGAGACCCCGTGGCCACCACCCGCATCGGCGCCCCCCACGGCGGCAAACTCAACGTCCTCTGGTGCGACGGCCACGTCTCGCTCGTCGAAAAGAAAGAAGACCTCAAGGACTACGTGGAAGTTCAGTGA